A genomic window from Physeter macrocephalus isolate SW-GA unplaced genomic scaffold, ASM283717v5 random_627, whole genome shotgun sequence includes:
- the LOC102993919 gene encoding eukaryotic translation initiation factor 1-like, whose amino-acid sequence MSAIQNLHSFDAFADASTGDDLFPAVAEDYSHLRIQQRNGRKTLTTVQGMADDYDKKKLVKAFQKKFACNGTVIERPEYGEVIQLQGDQRKNICQFLVETGLAKDDQLKVHGF is encoded by the coding sequence ATGTCCGCTATCCAGAATCTCCACTCTTTCGACGCCTTTGCTGATGCCAGTACTGGTGATGATCTTTTTCCTGCTGTCGCTGAGGATTATAGCCATCTAAGAATTCAACAGAGAAACGGCAGGAAGACCCTTACTACTGTCCAAGGGATGGCTGATGATTACGATAAAAAGAAACTAGTGAAGGCGTTTCAGAAGAAATTTGCCTGCAATGGAACTGTAATTGAGCGTCCAGAATATGGAGAAGTAATTCAGCTACAGGGTGACCAGCGCAAGAACATATGCCAGTTCCTCGTAGAGACTGGACTGGCTAAGGATGATCAGCTGAAGGTTCATGGGTTTTAA